The nucleotide sequence AATATTTAATTTCATTGGCAGAGAAACTTTGTTATATAAATGTACATGTATCGATGCAGTAAGTATTGGAATATTGCTCTTTTCCTCTGTCAGAAGTGAATAACCCCAAAGAAAGAAGATTACCCCCAGCACGACATTTGTATCTACATATTTTACATATATATTTTTCGAGCATGATTTTGAGGCTCTGGCTAGCATCCTGATTGCCAATTTTGGTACATTATTGCCAATTTCTCCAAGCCGGACCTGATATCAGCCAAGTGATGGAGAAATGTGCTCCAGATGTCATGCTGGTGGAGAAAACAGTTTTGCGGGGCATACAGGAGCTTCTACTGAAACAAGGTGTCACTCTGGTGCTTCATATGAAGCTCGACCGGCTGCAGAGAATTGCACGCTGCTCTGGATCTCCTATAGTCTTCTATCTCTAAATAAAAAAAAGGCTATATATGCAAAGGCAGGCTTGTCTGTCTTTTCTTGATTTGTAATATTTTCTGGTGCAACCAAACTATCTTTATATGCATATTATTCTCACATATATACTTGTATATTAGTCGAGACGTGCatttgcacgtgcacgcttactagtatgGTGTAGTTCCCTAGTCGAGCTCACCAAATTATTGATCAACTACTCCAGGATCGGTGATTTTGAGAGTACATGTCGCTATTAATCAGCCGTGCACGAAGCCACGAATCAACCACACACCACTGCAAGAATGCACACATGCATGCCTGGTCCATCCATCACATGCCGAATACAACATCCAACCCTCTCCAAAACGTATTAATATATCCATCAACCGAATCTAACATCCAACAACAAAAATTTATGTTCTGACTCCCACTAATCGGATTTATCCATCTGGACAGAGTAGGTGGTACCATGTTGGTTCAAAGCCCTATTTAAGCCCATGCACCCCTCTACGAAACTCATCACCACTATAATCACTTAGAAAATCTAGTCATCTCATCTTCTGCAGCTGAGCTCACCACCACTACTATTGCTAGCTAGATCGAGATGGCCCGTGCTGCAGTTGCTCGGCTCGTGCTGGTCGCCCTGGTGGCGACAATGCTCCTCATAACCACCGACGCGGCCATCTCATGCGGTCAGGTGAACTCCGCCTTGAGCCCCTGCATCTCCTATGCACGAGGCAACAGTGCCAACCCGTCTGCGGCCTGCTGCAGCGGCGTCAGGAGACTTGCGGGCGCAGTGCGGAGCACCACTGACAAGAAAACGACGTGCAACTGCATCAAGAGCGCTGCTGGTGGGCTCAGCGCTGGCAAGGCCGCCGACATCCCCTCCAAGTGCAGCGTCAGCATCCCATACGCCATCAGCCCTTCCCTCGACTGCTCTACTATTCGCTAATCAACCACTGCCCACCATGGCTGCTGCATATCGCGCCATCCGACGTTTCTGAGTATGCTTAAGTCACAAATACATATGAATAAACGTTCTGACCTGATCTCTATGTGAGGGAGAAAGGAGTGCGT is from Triticum aestivum cultivar Chinese Spring chromosome 3A, IWGSC CS RefSeq v2.1, whole genome shotgun sequence and encodes:
- the LOC123057717 gene encoding non-specific lipid-transfer protein 4.1 is translated as MARAAVARLVLVALVATMLLITTDAAISCGQVNSALSPCISYARGNSANPSAACCSGVRRLAGAVRSTTDKKTTCNCIKSAAGGLSAGKAADIPSKCSVSIPYAISPSLDCSTIR